A genomic stretch from Corynebacterium kutscheri includes:
- a CDS encoding exodeoxyribonuclease III: MQITTVNVNGIRAAVKQRSETNLGFIHWLRHSDSDIVLLQEVRASEKDTEIALAPVLDDGWFYIGAPAAAKGRAGVGILSRSPLSDIRIGIPGFEDSGRYIQGSFDDNGTEVVVASLYLPSGSANTAKQDEKYYFLDSFEPFLAQAAQDNEYMVVGGDWNICHREQDLKNFKTNRKKSGFLPDERAFMDALFGTFPDEHSQIDQHGQWAGTVEYVPAFDQPRQATRNPHWFDVARRLHPQDAPYTWWTYRGQAFDTNAGWRIDYQAATAKMLARAEKTWVDKASAYDLRWSDHSPLNVMYR; the protein is encoded by the coding sequence ATGCAGATTACCACCGTCAACGTCAATGGCATTCGCGCCGCAGTAAAACAACGCAGCGAGACTAACCTCGGTTTTATTCACTGGCTACGCCACAGCGACTCCGACATCGTCTTATTGCAGGAAGTACGTGCCAGCGAAAAAGATACCGAAATTGCCCTAGCGCCTGTGCTTGACGACGGTTGGTTTTACATTGGCGCCCCTGCAGCAGCAAAAGGCCGCGCCGGGGTGGGTATTCTAAGCCGCAGCCCACTATCTGATATCCGCATTGGTATTCCTGGTTTTGAAGATTCCGGACGATATATCCAGGGCAGTTTTGATGACAATGGCACCGAGGTTGTTGTCGCGAGCTTGTATCTTCCTTCCGGGTCAGCTAATACCGCGAAACAAGATGAGAAGTATTATTTCCTTGACTCTTTTGAGCCTTTCTTAGCCCAGGCAGCTCAAGACAATGAGTATATGGTCGTTGGTGGAGATTGGAATATCTGTCACCGCGAACAAGACTTAAAAAACTTTAAAACCAACCGCAAAAAGAGCGGTTTTCTACCCGATGAACGCGCCTTTATGGATGCACTATTTGGTACCTTCCCCGACGAACATAGCCAAATTGATCAGCATGGACAGTGGGCTGGTACAGTGGAATACGTACCGGCGTTCGATCAACCACGACAAGCAACCCGCAATCCACACTGGTTCGATGTTGCCCGTAGGCTGCACCCACAGGATGCACCTTATACCTGGTGGACATATCGCGGACAGGCCTTTGATACGAACGCAGGCTGGCGCATCGACTACCAAGCTGCAACTGCCAAAATGCTGGCGCGCGCCGAGAAAACCTGGGTGGATAAAGCAAGTGCTTATGACTTACGCTGGTCTGATCATAGTCCGCTTAATGTAATGTATCGCTAA
- a CDS encoding MFS transporter gives MPALNRRPIPRQTDISDTRRLLVMIALAAGGFGIGITEFVSMGLLNLIAADFGVSEDQAGHIITAYALGVVVAAPLIAALTGHIPRRRLLIILMLAFTVGNAIGIFAENYAVLIASRFIAGVPHGAFFSVASLSTASMAPRGQRGRALAFVGMGLPIATVVGVPIAQLLGQVFGWQAAYGLVACIGLITLLALWFLMPHMSEMAPTSPLTELGALRRSQVWLSLAIGSVGFGGMFAVYTYISWTMTEKAGLNENLMWVVLMAYGLGMVAGNYLGGRLADWNLEKGIGIAMGMIILSLIVFYFASSHPITGILSFATVGTSGSVLIPSLQIRLMDVAGKAQTLAAALNHSALNIANALGASLGGAVIAAGYGYSAPALAGAALGLCALGIWAVAARLRAKQLV, from the coding sequence ATGCCTGCACTCAATCGTCGCCCGATTCCTCGTCAAACTGATATTTCTGATACTCGTCGTCTCTTAGTCATGATTGCGCTGGCTGCTGGCGGTTTTGGTATTGGAATTACTGAGTTTGTGTCGATGGGATTACTCAATCTCATTGCTGCTGATTTTGGGGTGAGTGAGGATCAAGCCGGGCATATTATTACCGCCTATGCATTGGGTGTAGTCGTTGCTGCACCATTGATCGCTGCGCTGACCGGACATATCCCGCGTCGTCGATTGCTGATTATTTTGATGCTTGCCTTCACGGTAGGCAATGCGATAGGTATTTTTGCAGAAAACTATGCTGTATTAATTGCCTCGCGCTTTATTGCTGGTGTTCCACATGGTGCGTTTTTCTCCGTGGCAAGCCTATCTACCGCCTCGATGGCGCCTCGTGGTCAACGTGGTCGCGCGTTAGCATTCGTTGGTATGGGCCTACCGATCGCTACCGTTGTTGGTGTGCCTATTGCTCAGCTGCTTGGTCAGGTATTTGGCTGGCAAGCCGCTTATGGGTTGGTCGCATGTATTGGACTTATTACTTTATTGGCGTTGTGGTTCCTTATGCCGCATATGTCTGAAATGGCACCAACTTCACCACTGACCGAGCTAGGCGCGCTGCGTCGTAGCCAGGTGTGGCTCTCCTTGGCAATTGGTTCGGTCGGTTTTGGTGGCATGTTCGCGGTATATACCTACATCTCGTGGACGATGACCGAAAAAGCCGGTTTGAATGAAAACCTCATGTGGGTTGTGCTGATGGCCTATGGTTTGGGCATGGTGGCCGGCAATTACCTAGGTGGCCGGCTTGCCGATTGGAACCTGGAAAAAGGTATCGGCATTGCCATGGGCATGATTATTTTAAGCTTGATTGTGTTCTACTTTGCATCGTCACATCCGATTACCGGCATCCTTAGCTTTGCGACGGTTGGTACCTCCGGTTCAGTACTGATTCCATCCTTACAAATTAGGCTCATGGATGTCGCAGGTAAAGCACAGACTCTTGCTGCCGCCTTGAACCACTCCGCGTTAAATATCGCTAATGCTTTGGGCGCTTCTTTAGGTGGTGCAGTAATTGCTGCCGGCTATGGATATTCCGCCCCAGCCCTTGCCGGTGCTGCGCTAGGACTATGTGCCTTAGGTATTTGGGCAGTGGCTGCACGTTTGCGCGCGAAGCAGCTAGTCTAG
- the yhjD gene encoding inner membrane protein YhjD, which translates to MITVVTPSTRPDSSKTDEYGIERVYADEQGFIDKYRERWSAFDHVMRMNERYTQEGGNQFSAGITYFSVLSLFPLLMLGFAVVATLLAYRPDLLAQIQEAIVTSVEESLADTLNTILDTAISQRNSMYGIGGITALWSGLNWMNNLRFGVSKMWRYPIAADNFFATKIRDLIGLIGMLLAFIIAFGVTAIGSSGLTQRILELLHLDAIPGISLLTYAITLVVGLIANFVFMFWLMKYLPRGKVPIKAAAKAAVIGAVAFEFLKQIGALFFTNALSNPAGATFGPIIGIMVIFYFVWRIVMYCASWAATTEEALAIATLEAPGPAIIRVREEVKVSANPLTTVRALIDNLRTP; encoded by the coding sequence ATGATAACCGTGGTAACCCCATCGACACGCCCAGATTCTTCGAAAACTGATGAATACGGCATCGAAAGAGTTTATGCAGATGAACAGGGATTTATCGATAAGTATCGCGAAAGGTGGTCGGCTTTTGACCACGTGATGCGCATGAACGAACGCTATACCCAAGAAGGCGGCAATCAGTTTTCAGCAGGTATTACGTATTTCTCGGTGCTTTCGTTGTTTCCGCTTCTTATGTTGGGCTTTGCCGTGGTCGCTACTTTATTGGCATATCGACCCGATTTATTGGCGCAGATTCAAGAAGCTATTGTTACCTCTGTGGAGGAGTCACTTGCTGACACCTTGAACACGATTCTTGATACCGCGATCTCGCAGCGTAATTCGATGTATGGCATCGGTGGTATTACCGCGTTATGGTCTGGACTAAATTGGATGAATAATCTGCGGTTCGGAGTATCGAAAATGTGGCGTTACCCGATTGCTGCTGATAATTTCTTTGCGACGAAAATACGTGATCTCATCGGACTCATCGGCATGCTACTCGCCTTTATCATTGCTTTTGGTGTGACCGCTATCGGCTCTTCCGGGTTAACACAGCGCATTCTAGAACTGCTGCATCTTGATGCCATACCGGGTATTTCGCTACTTACTTATGCAATTACTTTGGTGGTTGGTTTGATTGCCAACTTTGTATTTATGTTTTGGCTGATGAAATACCTACCGCGTGGAAAAGTACCTATCAAGGCCGCAGCTAAGGCCGCAGTGATTGGTGCCGTTGCTTTTGAGTTTCTTAAACAAATTGGTGCGCTCTTTTTCACTAATGCGCTCAGCAATCCTGCTGGTGCTACTTTTGGTCCGATCATCGGTATCATGGTTATTTTTTACTTTGTGTGGCGCATCGTTATGTATTGCGCTTCTTGGGCTGCGACCACAGAAGAAGCATTAGCGATTGCGACTCTTGAAGCACCAGGACCAGCAATTATTCGAGTACGTGAAGAAGTTAAAGTAAGTGCCAATCCACTGACAACGGTGCGTGCTCTTATCGATAACTTGCGCACCCCCTAG
- a CDS encoding NADP-dependent isocitrate dehydrogenase — translation MAKIIYTRTDEAPLLATYSFQPIVEAFVATAGIEVETRDISLAGRILSQFPDYLTEDQQVNDALQELGELAQTPAANIIKLPNISASVPQLKAAIAELQSHGYALPDYPDNPQTNQEKDIRARYDLVKGSAVNPVLREGNSDRRAPIAVKNFAKKHPHTMGAWSKDSKTAVATMDAHDFRHNEKSIIMPADDVLSIKIVATDSSEEIILKEKLPVLAGEVIDATFISAAALDKFLAQQVARAKEEGVLFSAHLKATMMKVSDPIIFGHVVRAFFADVFATYGKELTQAGLTGENGLAAIYSGLENHPKEAEIKAAFDTALTNGPDLAMVNSAKGITNLHVPSDVIVDASMPAMIRTSGHMWNKDGAEQDTLAVIPDSSYAGVYQAVIDDCKTNGAFDPTTMGTVPNVGLMAQKAEEYGSHDKTFKIETTGTVQIVNSAGEVLIDHEVEAGDIWRACQTKDAPIQDWVKLAVTRSRLSGMPAIFWLDPQRAHDRNLISLVEKYLDGHDTTDLDITIASPVEATKITIERLRRGEDTISVTGNVLRDYNTDLFPILELGTSAKMLSIVPLMAGGGLFETGAGGSAPKHVQQLETENHLRWDSLGEFLALAESLRHIANTDGTGGTPKAAILANALDQATERLLDEGESPSRTVGEIDNRGSHFFLASYWADELANQTDDAELAKHFAPIAQALEEKSTEIAQALIDNQGNSVDLGGYYQPNDAATTAIMRPVAAFNEIITSLGQFEQ, via the coding sequence ATGGCAAAGATCATCTACACCCGTACCGATGAAGCTCCACTACTAGCGACCTATTCGTTTCAACCGATTGTGGAAGCATTTGTCGCCACCGCTGGTATCGAAGTAGAAACTCGCGATATTTCTCTTGCTGGCCGTATTCTGAGCCAATTTCCGGACTATCTCACCGAGGATCAGCAGGTCAACGATGCTTTGCAGGAACTTGGCGAATTAGCGCAAACTCCAGCAGCTAATATCATCAAGCTACCTAATATTTCTGCCTCGGTCCCACAGCTTAAAGCTGCTATCGCTGAGCTACAATCCCACGGCTACGCCCTGCCCGATTACCCGGATAACCCACAAACTAACCAGGAAAAAGATATTCGCGCCCGTTACGATCTGGTCAAAGGATCAGCGGTTAACCCGGTTTTGCGCGAAGGAAACTCTGATCGACGCGCACCAATTGCGGTGAAAAACTTTGCTAAGAAGCACCCACATACTATGGGCGCGTGGTCGAAGGATTCTAAAACCGCAGTTGCAACTATGGATGCACATGACTTCCGGCATAATGAAAAATCCATTATCATGCCTGCCGACGACGTACTCAGCATCAAAATAGTTGCCACAGACTCCAGCGAAGAAATCATCCTCAAAGAAAAACTTCCGGTACTTGCTGGCGAAGTTATCGATGCAACTTTCATCTCCGCTGCCGCACTTGATAAGTTCCTGGCGCAGCAAGTCGCTCGCGCCAAGGAAGAAGGTGTGCTCTTTTCCGCTCACCTTAAAGCAACCATGATGAAGGTCTCTGATCCTATTATCTTTGGCCATGTTGTGCGCGCCTTTTTTGCTGACGTTTTTGCCACCTATGGAAAAGAACTTACTCAGGCTGGATTAACCGGAGAAAATGGTTTAGCAGCGATCTATTCTGGGCTAGAAAACCACCCCAAAGAAGCAGAAATCAAAGCTGCCTTTGACACAGCACTTACCAATGGCCCGGATCTTGCCATGGTTAATTCAGCCAAAGGCATTACCAATTTACATGTGCCTTCCGATGTCATTGTCGATGCTTCTATGCCGGCAATGATCCGCACTTCTGGACACATGTGGAATAAAGATGGCGCTGAACAAGACACCCTCGCCGTAATTCCTGATTCTTCCTACGCTGGGGTTTACCAAGCAGTTATCGACGATTGCAAAACTAACGGTGCTTTTGATCCCACCACCATGGGTACTGTGCCAAATGTGGGACTTATGGCGCAAAAAGCTGAGGAATACGGCTCCCATGACAAGACCTTCAAGATTGAAACCACCGGCACCGTGCAAATTGTTAATTCCGCTGGCGAAGTACTTATCGACCATGAAGTCGAAGCTGGCGATATTTGGCGTGCCTGCCAAACTAAGGATGCCCCCATCCAGGATTGGGTAAAACTAGCTGTTACCCGCTCTCGCCTATCGGGTATGCCCGCTATTTTCTGGCTCGATCCGCAACGTGCTCATGATCGAAACCTGATCTCACTCGTCGAAAAATATCTTGACGGTCACGACACAACAGACCTAGATATCACCATTGCTTCACCGGTTGAAGCCACCAAAATCACCATCGAGCGGCTCCGTCGAGGCGAGGACACCATCTCAGTAACCGGCAATGTGCTACGCGATTACAACACCGACCTCTTCCCCATCCTAGAACTGGGAACTAGCGCAAAAATGCTGTCCATCGTGCCACTCATGGCTGGCGGCGGACTCTTCGAAACAGGTGCAGGCGGATCCGCGCCAAAGCACGTCCAACAGCTTGAAACCGAAAATCACCTACGCTGGGACTCACTTGGCGAATTCCTCGCACTTGCCGAATCGCTACGCCACATCGCCAACACCGACGGCACCGGCGGCACCCCGAAAGCAGCTATCTTAGCCAATGCTCTCGACCAAGCCACCGAAAGGCTTCTCGACGAAGGCGAATCCCCATCGCGTACAGTAGGCGAGATTGACAACCGTGGCTCCCACTTCTTCCTAGCTAGCTACTGGGCAGACGAACTAGCCAACCAAACCGACGACGCCGAGCTAGCCAAACACTTCGCCCCCATAGCCCAAGCACTCGAAGAAAAAAGTACCGAAATTGCCCAAGCGCTTATCGACAACCAAGGCAACTCAGTTGACCTCGGCGGCTACTACCAGCCTAACGACGCAGCCACCACCGCGATTATGCGTCCGGTTGCAGCGTTCAACGAAATCATCACCTCCCTAGGGCAATTTGAGCAATAG
- a CDS encoding amidohydrolase family protein, translating to MNETPVFSAEYKRLTPELMSSLPKVYLHSTGSIAAAIERLSTENVVYAEHSVTIDEFDQAIRLAITSPFTIGVLVQCTSVDDIYRVAADETGFALGVVVDTPELAAAARTALVPYEFRGALTEQVTYAAARIIGDSELFDDFHIDEEGTIFVGGAAGWVRDRGIPVLTNPVTAVAEGRIESLADHPLALLAELGFKVTAQEMDAHLLGQFEQFLEFDLGHIFRLTMQAMDAAFLPLPLREEIIATQIVPIYREFTDTMPAPEESSSDSNADNDSSEPLDIGGIDPALLAEMGIDPKDLQL from the coding sequence ATGAACGAAACCCCCGTTTTCAGCGCCGAGTATAAAAGACTTACCCCTGAACTGATGAGCAGCCTGCCTAAGGTTTATCTGCATTCTACCGGCTCGATTGCCGCTGCCATTGAGCGTTTGAGCACAGAAAATGTTGTTTACGCTGAGCATAGTGTAACCATCGACGAGTTCGATCAGGCCATTCGCTTGGCGATCACATCTCCGTTTACTATCGGCGTGCTGGTGCAGTGCACAAGTGTGGATGATATTTATCGCGTGGCTGCCGATGAAACCGGTTTTGCCCTAGGGGTAGTGGTCGATACTCCAGAGCTAGCCGCCGCCGCACGCACCGCGTTAGTGCCCTATGAATTTCGTGGTGCCTTGACTGAACAGGTAACTTATGCTGCTGCGCGCATCATCGGCGATAGTGAGCTTTTCGACGACTTCCACATCGACGAGGAAGGAACCATTTTTGTCGGCGGTGCGGCTGGTTGGGTGCGCGATCGTGGTATTCCAGTGCTTACTAATCCGGTTACTGCGGTTGCAGAAGGTCGTATCGAATCACTGGCAGATCATCCACTGGCGCTACTTGCTGAGCTAGGATTCAAGGTCACGGCGCAGGAAATGGACGCCCACCTCCTAGGGCAATTTGAGCAGTTTCTCGAGTTTGATCTTGGCCACATTTTTAGGCTGACAATGCAAGCGATGGACGCCGCGTTTTTGCCTCTGCCACTACGGGAAGAGATTATTGCCACACAGATTGTGCCGATTTATCGTGAGTTCACAGACACTATGCCGGCTCCGGAGGAATCGTCGTCAGATAGTAATGCCGATAATGATTCTAGTGAGCCTCTCGATATTGGAGGCATTGATCCGGCCTTGTTAGCAGAAATGGGTATTGATCCGAAGGATCTCCAGTTATAA
- the trpS gene encoding tryptophan--tRNA ligase, translating into MTNSTNTTATAENTAVPAKKQRVLSGIQPTADSYHLGNYLGALKQWIDLQHQYDAYYFIPDLHAITVDQDPKELRYRTIAGAAQLLALGIDPEQSTLFVQSHVPEHAELNWVLTCLTGFGEASRMTQFKDKSAKRGADRTSAGLFTYPMLMAADILLYRPQLVPVGEDQRQHLELTRTLAERFNHRYKKTFVVPEGFIPQGAAKIYDLQDPTSKMSKSSGNPKGLINLLDDPKISAKRIRSAVTDNDGEIRFDKQAKPGVSNLLVIQSALTGKSIPELVDAYQNQGYGALKVDTADALEAFVTPLKAQYDMYISDPAELERVLAHGAQRAREVASKTLADVYQQVGFLPRAI; encoded by the coding sequence ATGACTAACTCCACGAATACTACGGCGACCGCAGAAAATACTGCTGTTCCGGCGAAAAAACAACGCGTCTTATCCGGCATTCAACCCACTGCAGATAGCTATCACTTAGGAAATTATCTTGGAGCGCTTAAACAGTGGATTGACCTCCAACATCAATACGACGCATACTATTTTATCCCCGATCTTCATGCGATTACCGTTGATCAAGATCCTAAGGAATTGCGCTATCGCACTATTGCCGGTGCGGCACAGCTTCTTGCCCTAGGGATTGATCCAGAACAATCAACTCTTTTTGTGCAATCACATGTGCCTGAGCATGCCGAGTTGAACTGGGTTCTTACCTGTTTGACTGGTTTTGGCGAAGCTAGTCGTATGACTCAGTTTAAGGACAAGTCTGCGAAACGTGGGGCAGATCGTACTTCTGCCGGGCTTTTTACTTATCCGATGCTCATGGCGGCTGATATTTTGCTTTACCGACCGCAGTTGGTTCCAGTGGGTGAAGATCAGCGTCAGCATCTCGAACTTACCCGTACTCTTGCTGAGCGGTTTAACCACCGTTATAAAAAAACTTTCGTTGTTCCGGAAGGCTTTATCCCACAAGGTGCAGCTAAGATTTATGATCTACAAGATCCCACCAGCAAAATGAGCAAATCCAGCGGCAACCCCAAAGGTCTCATTAATTTGCTTGATGATCCAAAAATTTCCGCTAAACGCATTCGCTCAGCAGTCACTGACAACGATGGCGAAATTCGTTTCGATAAACAGGCCAAACCAGGTGTATCTAATCTGTTAGTTATCCAGTCAGCACTGACTGGAAAGAGTATTCCTGAGCTTGTCGACGCTTACCAAAATCAAGGCTACGGTGCATTGAAAGTCGATACTGCTGATGCCCTAGAGGCATTTGTCACCCCACTGAAAGCACAATACGATATGTACATTTCTGACCCCGCGGAGCTAGAAAGAGTACTGGCACACGGAGCTCAGCGTGCTAGGGAAGTAGCCTCGAAGACCTTGGCAGATGTGTATCAGCAAGTAGGTTTCCTCCCTAGGGCAATTTAG